The stretch of DNA tctagatctgggactcaaactaggacaaaaacctaacccgaacccagacctagacctaggacctaaaattagaacctgaacaataatcaccgaaccaggaccctaaataagaatcccaaacacagacttggacctagatagggatctggatacgaacctgACACGGAacaagacccagactaggatcgaaatgctggacctagatctggaccgagatcctgacccagaaccaaacttggacccgcacttgggacccgaacttggacctggacccgaacctagaccgagatcggggtccagacctggacacaaacccggacacaaactcggacccgaactcaaacacccacaactagaatcagacccaaagctagacccgaactcggacccaactcaaacccagaccaggataagAACCAAGGTtttagaccaagaactgaatccagactcagatctggattggaacttgggactcggacccaacctagaccaagacccaggaagCGAACCCACACCAGGAGCCTAATTTGGACTTatactgaaatccggacccgaacccaaactcagaccatgactcgaactccgacccgaactcaaaatcgcaaatggaactagaccaaactaggactaggaccaagaccaagagctaaacccaaacccgaagcTAGATcttaacttgaacctaggacccagctcgtgacctggcaACAGAAATGGAaacagactgggacccgagattgggatcaggatcaggacccagggcttggacaaaacccaaaGCTGGTGTCAtaatttgggacccagccctggacccgaacccataccTGGTTCTAAACCCAGTCCCGAACCCAAAAGTGGGCCCGAACCCGTAccatgtgacccaaaatttgaaccaaaatcagAAGATGATTGGGACTAGTACTAGgatttggacttggaatcataattgaaattggaccaggacccggactccaaataagacctagacccgaattggtaGCCGGACCAAGATCCCAACCCAatcctgggacccaaaattagaaccttaACAAGAATCGCGGAACCAGGACCATGAACTAGAATcctaaacacagacttggacttagatagggatccggatacgaaactggactcggaccaTGACCCAGACTGgcatcgaaatgctggacctagatctggaccgagatcctgacccagacccaaactttgacccgcactcgagactcgaacttggacatggacccgaacctagacccagatcggggtccagacctggacacaaacccggacacagactcggacccgaactcaaacacccacacctagaatcagaccaaaagcttgacccggacccggacccaactagaacccagaccaggataaaAACcatggacttagacccagaactcaatccagactcagatcgggattggaacttgggtctcggacccaacctagaccaagacccggagcctgatctggacctagagtgaaatcaggacccgaacccaaactcagaccaggactcgaactttgaccggaactcaaacccaaactcgaactaagaatcgtaaatggaactaggaccgaactaggactaggaccaggacgaggacctaaacccaaacccgaacccagaccaaaattcagaaagagacctaaacccgaaccgacaccaagactcgaacccagacctagaccgggaccaaacagacacaataactgggacctggacccagaatcagtatagggacctgggaaacctAAGTAGGCCcaagacctagtacctgacccagactcgaacttgaacctaggacccacctcGTGACcctgcaccagaaatggaaccatactgggacccgagattgggatctggatctggacccagggcttggacaaaacccgtagtcggtgtctggatttgggacccagccctggacccgaataCTTATAAGGATttgaacccacacccgaacttgaacccagtcccaaacccaaaagtggacccgaacccgtaccctgtgacccaaaattggaaccaaaaccggaagttgaccgggacttgaactaggacttggacttggaatcataactgaaattggaccaagatacagaaccgtaaccggaccaggactcgaactcaaaatctgACCTAGAACCGAATCGGGAagcggacccggatcccaacccaaacctggactcgggacccgaacccgaacctgaactcaaacccaaatatggaaccagactagggacacataACTAGGGCCGGGACATAGAACCGTGagcaggacccggacccagacctagaaccgaacacagacctagcctcagacccaaactgagactggaactcgggcccggacacggtcgtgtacctagaccggaactgagacccggccCAGGACCTAATtgtgggacccgatcccaaacacagacttggacctagatagggatccggatacgaaactGGACTCGAACTTAGACCAAGACTAGGATTGAAATGTTGGACATAGATCTGgatcgagatcctgacccagacttaaacttggacccgcactcgggacccgaacctagacccagatcagggtcTAGACCTGGACATAAATCCGGACAAAGACTCGCACCCGAACtaaaacacccacacctagaataagacAAAAAGCtcgacccggacccggacccaactcgaacccagagcaggatcagaacaaaggacttagccccagaactgaatcaagactcagatcgggattggaacttgggactcggacccaacctagaccaagatccaggacgcgaacccacacccggagcctgatctggacctagactgaaatcaggacccgaacccaaactaagaccaggagtcgaactccgacccgaactcaaacccaaactcgaactcagaatcgcaaattgaactagaatcgaactaggactagcaccaggaccaggacctaaacccaaacccgaacacagatcttaacttgaacctaggacccagctcatgaATCGGCACCAGAAACggaactagactgggacctgagattgggatccggatttggacccagggcttggacaaaacccaaaGTCGGTGtcaggatttgggacccagccctggtcCCGAACCTTACAAGGAcctgaacccacacctggacttgaacccagtcccaaacccaaaagtggacccgaacacgtaccctgtgacccaaaattggaaccaaaatcggaagttgaccaggactggaactaggatttggacttggaatcataattgaaattggacctcgatcccgaaccaaaactcagaaatgggactggcacctaaaccagaacaagaccgagacccgtgacagtgttcctgatcttgactcgggattcgggtaacggggcctggaacagatcagtaggcggtgtctagatctgggactcagactaggaccagaacccacacGAAGAACTAAAccggaacccagacctagacctaggacccaaaattagaacctgcacaagaatcgccgaactaggacactagaacaagactaggaccgtgaccaggacccggacctagacctagaaccaaacatagacctagcctcagacccaaagttagagtggaactcgggcccggacacggtcgcgtacccagaccggaactgatacccggacttggacctaaatctcaGACCCGATCCCAagcacagacttggacctagataggtatTCGGATACGAAATTTGTCTtgaaccaagacctagactgtGATCgtaatgctggacctagatctggaccgaaatcctgaccaagacccaaacttggacccgcactcgggacccgaacttggacctggacccgaacctagacccagatcagtGTCCGGACCTGGaaacaaacccggacacagactcgaacgagaactcaaacacccacacctagaattagaccaaaagctagacccggacccggacccaactcgaacccagactaggatcagaacaaaggacttagacccagaactgaatccagactcagatcaggATTGGACCTTGGGACTCGGAaccaacctagacaaagacccaggacgtgaacccacacccggagcgtGATGNNNNNNNNNNNNNNNNNNNNNNNNNNNNNNNNNNNNNNNNNNNNNNNNNNNNNNNNNNNNNNNNNNNNNNNNNNNNNNNNNNNNNNNNNNNNNNNNNNNNTATAAAACAGTGAAGACTGGACTCCATGACCAAAGCTTGTCGCGAGGCCGAACGGAGGGTTCTCCGTCTCCTCCACGGCCACGAAACTCGCAAAAACCTCCCTCAAATCCATGCCCACTTCCTCCGCCACGGTCTCCAAAAATCCAACCAAGTCCTCGCTCACTTCGTCTCCGTTTGCGGTTCTCTCAACAAAATGAGTTACGCCACTCGCCTCTTCCAACAGACTCCGAACCCCAACAAGAACCTCTTCAATTCCATGATCAAGGGTTACTCTTTACGCGGACCCTTTGGAAATGCCCTGCTTTCGTTCAATCTTATGAAGAGTCAAGCCATTTTTCCAGACGAGTACACTTTCGCGCCGTTGCTCAAGGCAAGCTCGAGTCTTTGTGAGTTTAGAATCGGTCAGTGTGTTCATTCCCAAGTTCTGAGATCTGGGTTTGAGTCATTTAGTTCCATACAGATTGGGATTGTTGAGCTTTGTTCAACTTGTTTGAGGATGGACGATGCCAAGAAGGTGTTCGACGAAATGCCTCACAGAGATGTAATTGTTTGGAATTTACTTATCCGTGGCTTTTGCAAAGGTGGTAATGTTGATATGGGTTTATCCCTTTTTCGAAAAATGAGTGAGAGGAGCATTGTTTCTTGGAATTCAATGATTTCCTGCCTAGCTCAAAGTGGGAGAGATAGTGAAGCTTTGAGAATCTTTGTTGAAATGCTAGAACAAGGTTTTGAGCCTGATGATGCTACTGTGGTGAGTGTGTTGCCTGTTTGTGCTCGTTTGGGGGCTGTTGATGTTGGGCAATGGATACATTCTTATATAGATTCTAAAGGACTGTTACAAGAAGTTGTTTCTGTTGGGAATGCACTCATCGATTTCTACTGTAAATGTGGAAGTTTGGAATTAGCCTCAGCTATTTTCAGGCGAATGCATCACCGAGATGTTATTACATGGAATGTAATGGTTTTAGGCCTGGCTTTTAATGGGAAAGGACAACATGGTGTTGAGTTGTTTGAGGAAATGTTGAACAAAGGGGTAAAGCCTAATCATGCCAGTTTTGTATCGGTTTTGGCATGTTGTGCTCATGCTGGTTTGGTGGAAAAAGGAAGAGATTTGTTTGCTTCAATGTCGTTGTCTCATAATGTTAAACCGAAACTTGAACATTATGGATGTATGGTTGATATTCTTTGTAGAAATGGAGGTATTAAAGAGGCTCATGACATGATCAAAAGCATGCCAATGAAACCAAATGCTGCTTTATGGGGCTCATTGCTTAGTTCTTGTCGTACTTATGGTGATTTGGAACTTGCGGAAACAGCGCTTTGTGAGCTTATCAATCTTGAACCATGGAATTCTGGTAATTATGTGTTGTTGTCAAACATTTATGCAGAAGAAGGTAGGTGGGAAAAGGTGGAGCAGGTCAGAGTGTTGATGAGAGAAAATTGTGTTAAAAAAGAGCCAGGACACAGTGCAGTTGGATTCAGCTGATAAAATATGTTTGTTGAAGCCTAGAATTGTTTTATTTGTGGCTGATCTCAAATATTTGGTCCCCTTCTTGATGACCAATGGTGTAATGCTCAAGACAAGAATGATGTCTCTTTGGACTCTTTTGTCCCGGGAGATGGTATCGAAAAGTGGACTAAACCAGCTGAAAATACAATTAAGATCAACACTGATGCTGCATTATCTTGGGAATTTGGTGGAGGCTCGTGTGGCTTGCAGGGACGGGTTGATTCAGCCGAATATGGCCGAGGCAATTGAACTGAAAGAGGTGCTAAGCTACAGCCAAGTTGGAAGGTGGTCGTTGAAATGAATTTGCTATTGCTGGTTCAGTTCAGGCTATTCAACACTGGAGGTCTGTTGCTcatggtggtccgatggtgtcATACTTAGGGGTGGTGGTAGAGGATTGCAAGCGCCTAATTAGAAACATGACCAAATGTTTCTTAGTATTTTATCAAATTGTTTACTAATGGGGTTGCTCAGTCTAGCACGAACATCCTGTTTTACTTCTGATGTTCCCTTTGTAGTTCAAGATGCTATGttatttgatttgaattaatGAATAAAAGCAGTAAGAATATATGAGTGAGATTGCTCTAGACCTTGTTTGTAAAGTGAAAAGCAGTAGTATACAAATGTCATACATtaatctaaattacaaaatgaagaATACAGATTTTTAAGTAGTAGTTGTAGTTCTTCATTTgattgagaaaataaatatcAGAATTACAAAAAGAAGCAAAAGCTTCCACTAATTAGTAGTATCAATGCATAAACCACACTTGAAATCTTCGGCCTCTCTCCATGGCTTATTTCACCTTGTGGAAATCCTCCAAAATTACCTTGTGGAAACCCTTGGAAATTGAATAACCCTACATTACACCAACAAATTCTTGTAACAATAAtccatatataagaaaattttacaaTACACAGATACCACTTTTGCTTTTATAGGTAAGAAAAGTCTCTAATTTTGACACTTTGAGAATTATAACACATCAAAATTTTATGAAGATCATCTTCAAAAGATGTACATTGTAATAACAAAAACAGGTTTCGAATTTTTAGTACTTTTCTGTATcgtaaattatttagaatttttcagtatttagtgaaataatttctctaaatagaaaaaaaatcatactgataaaaacaaaaatgacaCTCGAATTCGAATATAGTCGTTTCGTATAGTAATAAATTAGTTCACCTTTGCGGTGTTCAGTGCAGCCGACGTTTAAAGCACCCCTTATGTCTCCTATAGTTGCCTTATTATAGAATAAGAAGTTCGAGAAAATATTGTCAACACAATTGAGGACTAACTCTGTCTCAGCCAAACAAGGTCCATTACAGAACAACTCAACTGCTTGAGGAGGCACATTAAGCTTTCCACCTTCATTCAATCTATATGTCTTATCACAACCAGCATAGATCtgatttcataatttaaatataagtgTAACAAATAAGCTCTTTAGACAAAATTTaacaacatataatatatatcataagaTCGATGCACCATTTGTGTGTTTTTGATATATGAATAGttgtaatttcaatttttttataataatgatataaattataggaaaattttacaatgcaccctcttaaaatggatatattgatgcacttctatctgttttagcatccgaaataattttttggtcaatttttttctcatagtcatgtacgttatagttatttaagacatcctctaaaattttaagaaattcagaaaagttTAGCACGCCGAAAACTACGTTCAAACAgcgtgttgcacgcgtgactattttattttatacgcgtgtaaaatagactgtttgaacattgttttctatattgtaaattatttcgaattttttaaaattttgtaggatatcttaaatagatataatgtacatgaatataaaaaaaaaatagactaaaaaattcttctagaTGCCGAAACGTGCATAAGTACATCCATTTTAagagggtgcattgtagaatcaccctaaattatatatataaatttttctgaaattattaagaaactaagtagAACAATCTCATATAAAAAAAACGTTTAAAATTAAGACTATCTGAATATAAAAAACACAAGAGTGTGCATCGGTTTAGAGTACTTACAAACTTGTTATTGAAACAAAACAAGGCTTTCTGAAACATTTCTGTTGGATTATTATTGTCTTCTGCCTTACATATTCCTGTTTTGAATCCAACCCAATTATAATTCAAACataagaaaatagaatgactatataataatattcacatactTATAAAGTAGGGACATTATTTATTGGTTTAACCTGAAAAGAAGAAGATTATGATGATAAGAAGAGTGAAAGCAAGGAGTTTGTGTTTTGGCATGGTAAAGAGAGCCATAACAATAACTATGGGTGAAAAACTTGAGATCTGTAAAAGGGTTTTTTATGAACTGATTTCATTTGTCAGGGCATTGGTTTTAATATAAGAATacaatgttgttgtttttttctttgCTATGACCTATTAGTGCATGAGAATAAAGGGTTCATAGTCATTTTGGGTAAAGTGAGAAATTAAGAGAGGTTAGGGTTGGTGGGTTAAGCTTAGTTTTATTAGAAACAAGGAGTTGGAGACAAAGGGACTGAAAGGAACCAAGTTGGTGTCCAAAATACCTACTTTCAAGTACTTGTTCTGATATTATTTGTCATTTTGAGTGTTTGAACTGAGTACTAAaggtttatattatttattattattattagttttgtttaacaaaaaaggaaaaaagtgAATTTATGGATGGATAGATGGAATTTATTAATGTTATGTGGTAAAGATAGAATGTGGGTAGAAAATGCCAAAGTTTTTGTTAGAATATTGATAAGGGCAGAGGAGCCATAAATGAAGAAAAAGCCAAAGAAAATGTGGGAGGGAGAGAATCAGTTAAGATTCATGGAAAATGAATTTGTGGGTTTGATGATGATGGGTTTGATTTTTGAAGTATATTAAAATTTGGTATGAAATGGTTGGAAGTAGATTGAGGTAGACGTCAGATTTGTCAGATTCTTGTGTTGAAAAAGATTAAACAAAAAATGGAGATGCGGGGTATCGATCCCCGTACCTCTCGCATGCTAAGCGAGCGCTCTACCATCTGAGCTACATCCCCTTGTTGAAGTTGTTCTATTacttattttatatgtataatagCTATTTACATTTATGGCTACTTTGCAACTTTGTGTGGGAAGTGAAAATTCAATCTTCGTTGGTCTTTGATTTTCCAACTCAATCTCTGCTCAGCTTTTTTCACATTTTACATTGTCCTCGAGAAGACTCAATTCACATGAACTAATACTGGCAAACCGGGTTGGACAAGATAATGTATTTTGAAATTCGCACGAAATAGATAAGTTTAGATTTTTCTTAAATGAATTAGGCTATTTTTCGGATTAATACGACTATTCTATTTATTGAACAAGTTATTTTTGGACTCAAAAATGGTAACAACGACCTATTTTGGATTGATACACCTAACTCAAAAATGGCACGAAACGACCTATTTGAAAATATacacttttatatttattatacttaTTTCTAGTAAAATGTATTGTGTTAGTTAAATAGGACATAAACATGTTAAATGactcataaatatattataaaattgttgtaaatatatttaaattgttATAAATAGGTTAATGGGTTAATAAGTTAACTAAAATTAAGTGTGATTCTTTATATAAACTGATTAAATGGGTTGGGTCAAGTGAACTTGTTTATAAAAGTGTTgagtttaaattttagtttttcacGGGATTAATTAAGAGGAAATTACATTCTATAccatttttatattgtcctcttttatttttaccttcttttttaaaatatatcatttttacctctttttttaaacattgtaccaattttgcccctgtcacttcaagatactctccatgtgattctcttatgtaagggtattttgggtacaatacatataaaaagaggtatgtttcaaataaatataaaattagaggtaaatttgattaattgatgaataaaaaaggcatttttcaacttaccccattAATTAATGAGTTTGGTTTAAATTTAGCATTTGCTAATAATATCCGAGAGCCAAACCAAGTGGTTTGGAGGCATTAgacgaaaaattaaaattgagctTTCTATAAaagaataatataaatatatatcaatacttcataaattaagtttttttaaaaaaaaaaaaagacttcataacttcttttatatttaattattaaaattaaatgtacTTAggttttaaagaaaaagaaaaaacagaat from Cannabis sativa cultivar Pink pepper isolate KNU-18-1 chromosome 2, ASM2916894v1, whole genome shotgun sequence encodes:
- the LOC115721286 gene encoding pentatricopeptide repeat-containing protein At1g09190, whose product is MTKACREAERRVLRLLHGHETRKNLPQIHAHFLRHGLQKSNQVLAHFVSVCGSLNKMSYATRLFQQTPNPNKNLFNSMIKGYSLRGPFGNALLSFNLMKSQAIFPDEYTFAPLLKASSSLCEFRIGQCVHSQVLRSGFESFSSIQIGIVELCSTCLRMDDAKKVFDEMPHRDVIVWNLLIRGFCKGGNVDMGLSLFRKMSERSIVSWNSMISCLAQSGRDSEALRIFVEMLEQGFEPDDATVVSVLPVCARLGAVDVGQWIHSYIDSKGLLQEVVSVGNALIDFYCKCGSLELASAIFRRMHHRDVITWNVMVLGLAFNGKGQHGVELFEEMLNKGVKPNHASFVSVLACCAHAGLVEKGRDLFASMSLSHNVKPKLEHYGCMVDILCRNGGIKEAHDMIKSMPMKPNAALWGSLLSSCRTYGDLELAETALCELINLEPWNSGNYVLLSNIYAEEGRWEKVEQVRVLMRENCVKKEPGHSAVGFS
- the LOC115721287 gene encoding uncharacterized protein LOC115721287, translating into MALFTMPKHKLLAFTLLIIIIFFFSGICKAEDNNNPTEMFQKALFCFNNKFIYAGCDKTYRLNEGGKLNVPPQAVELFCNGPCLAETELVLNCVDNIFSNFLFYNKATIGDIRGALNVGCTEHRKGLFNFQGFPQGNFGGFPQGEISHGERPKISSVVYALILLISGSFCFFL